GGCCGCTCTTCTCCAGGAGGTCGGAAATTTCCGGGGTGATGAGCTTTTCCTGCCGCTGGCGCCGCTCGATCACGCCGCGCACGTGCTTTTCGACCTCGGGGTAACGTTGGCACAACTCCATGAACGTGGTGCCGTTGAGCTTGACCAGTTCACATCTGCCGGCGGTGAGCACATTGGCGGACCGCGCTCCGCCCCCAAGCAACGCCATCTCGCCGAAGAATTCTCCAGCGCGAAGGTACTCCAGAATGCGATGGGAGCCGTCCGGGCCATCGACCACTATCTGAACGGCTCCGTCGCTCACGATGTACAGCGCGTCCGCTTCCTCCCCCTGTTGAATCAGCGGAATCCCGCGCGTCTCGTAGCGCACGATTTCGCACCACCCGACCAGGTGTTCGATAAACTCCTGCGCAACACCCTTGAACAGCTCGAGTCCCTGGGCGAGCACCCGGATCGCGCGTTCCTGGTAGCGTTCGGTCACCATCCGCCGCGCGACCGGGTTGCCCATCAGAAAGGTGAGGCAATGGCGTGGAATGTAGAGCAATCTGGTATCGTCGGCCGCGGCCACTACGTCGGTTGTGCGTGGCTGGCCACGGATTGCGCCCAGCTCGCCAAAAAAGTCGCCCTCGGAAAGCGACGCGACTTTAAAGGCGCTTCCGTCAGCCGTACGGTCGTAGAGGTCGACGGTTCCGCGCAGGATGAAACAGAGGTCAAGCTGATATTCACCTTTGCGGCAGGCGAATTCCCCGCTCGCAAAACGGTGCACGCACATGAGCGCTTCGCGTTCGAAAGCCCAGATGAACGAGAGGCGTTCTTTTTCGGTAAAATTCGCGAACAGCTCAAAGCCCGCGAGCTGCTGCCACAGCTCCGGCGCCTCGATCGTGATGATGGCACCCGATTTCACAGAGTCTCTCCCGTAACCTGCGCAAGGTAGTGCTCAACCGGAGACTAGTTGGCAACACCTACCCACAAGCACGCCGACGGTCCGACTGGTTCCAGGCACCGCTGTGAACTGGCAGGGGAGAGACCATGTCTATGCTGCGGCATTCCGCAACCGTGGAAGGACCTCCCGGTTGAAAAGTTGATCATGCAGCGTCAGATGGAAACAATCTACCCCGAGTTCGTGGAATTCCAGCATCCTGCTCAGGATAGTCTTGGGACTGCCGATGAGGCGGCTGGCGAACCCTTCGTTGGTGTCGAGCTGGGTTAGCCGATCGTCCGGCGAAGTCCACATTCCACGAGCGCCTCCCGTCCTGGCATTCCTGCGCGCGATCATCTCCTTATCCACCTTGTCGAGCATGGCGGCCAGATCCCGCTCGGCCTCGGCATCGGTTTCGCGGCATAACGGAATACAGTAGAGCGCGAATCTCACCCGGCGTCCCGCCTGCGCCGCGCGGTCCCGTACCTCGCCGATGATCGCACGAATCTTTTGCGGTGGTCCGCCATTGAGGAACATCCAATCGGAATGCGAGGACGCCATCTCGCATGCCACCGGAGACTGGCCGCCTTGCCACACTTCGAGTGCCGGGCTTATGGGACGCGGCTCCAGGCGCAGATTCGATATGCGGTAGAAGCGGCCCGCATAGTCCAGCGCCTCCTGCGACCAGGCCCCGCGGAGCACCTCGATAAATTCACGTGACCGCGCGTAGCGTTCGTCATGCTCAAGCAAGTCGGCGCCGTACATGCCGAATTCGGCTTCATGCCATCCGGTCGTGACGTTGATGGCCCAGCGCCCTCCCGACAACCGGTCGAGCGACGCTCCCCATTTAGCGATGGGCGCGGGCAGAAAAAACCCCGGATGAACCGCGGTGATCAGGCGAATGCGTTTGGTGAGCGCCGCATAGTATGCGGTCATCGCCAGGCAATCGTAGGAAGAGCCTTCGATTTCCGCACCGGTTCCCCACCAGCGCTGCGCGACCAAAAGGTAGTCGATTCCAAGCTCCTCGGCCCGCAACACGGGCTCAACCATCGACGCCCGCAGTCCGTCCCCATTTGCTTCGGGAATGAGCCGCATCGCCCCGCGCCGGCCCTGCCCCAGAAGCTGAGGCCCGCTGAGCACAGTCGGGGCCCAAGTGCAGGTCAGTATTTCACCCATGCTCGCGCCTTGCTTGCGTCATACCACGCAGCACCGATCTGAACGAACGCAGGAACCCCTCCCAGCCGTTTCACTTGGTGCGCAGCCAGCTCAGGGCGCCCGCAACGAGAGCATGCACCCCGGTTGAGAGGGTTGGCTCAATGACTGGGGCGAAGAGGGGCGAATGATTGCTCGGAACTTCCCCAAGTCGGTCTTCCTCGGCAGCTTTTCGTAGATATTCCGGATCGAGCCCGCCGAAATACCAGAACACCGAAGGTGCGCCGGCCGCAGCGGCGAATTCGCCGAAATCCTCGCTGGCGTTTACCAATCCAATCTCGCTCACGCGCTCCTCGCCAAAATGCCGGGTTAGTGCACCAACGGTTTTGCCGGTCGCCTCGGGATCGTTGGCGAGAATTGGAAAACTGTTGAGCGGACGAAACTCGGGTTCGCGAGGCGCGCCGGACGCCGCTGCTTCCGCCGCGGCCATACGCCGCACCGCGTCCAAAACCCGTTGGCGAACCGACGGCGAGAACGATCGGATGTTCAACTTGATCGATGCCTGATCGGGAATGATGTTCTCCTTGGTACCGGCGTGCAGGCTGCCGACCGTCACCACCACCTGGTCGTTGGGCGCAACCTCGCGAGCCACGATGGTTTGCAAGCGCATGACCAGCGACGCCGCCATGACAATCGGATCGATGCTCGACTGGGGACGCGATCCGTGGGAGCCGCGGCCGAAGAGCTTGATCTCGAAACTGTCAGCCGCCGACATGGTTACGCCCGAGCGCCAGGCTACTGACCCTGCGGCGGTCGGCGTGACATGTTGACCCAGCACCACGTCGGGCTTGCCGAAGCGAGTAAAGAGCCCATCTTCGATCATTCCCTTTGCACCGCAACCGATTTCCTCGGCCGGTTGAAAAACCATCATCAGGCGCCCCGCCCACCGATCGCGATTGCGCGCGAACAATATCGCGGCGCCGCACAAGCAGGTGACGTGCAGGTCATGTCCGCACGCGTGCATGATCGGCACGGGCTCCCCATCGCCATCGACGCCCGACGCGGCGCTCGCATAGGCGAGACCGGTCTGCTCGCGCACCGGCAGCGCGTCCATATCGGCGCGCAACATCACGGTGGGACCGATACCATTTTCAAGCACCCCGACCACTCCGGTCTTGCCGATTCCGGTGGTGACCAAATATCCTTCGCCGCGCAGGTGCGCCGCCGCCTTCGACGCCGTCCGGGTTTCCTGCAGCGAAAGCTCGGGGTTGCGGTGCAGGTCCTGGTAGAGGGCGGTCAACTCGGACCGCAGTCCATCAAGTCCGGCCACCATTTGGGTCAGCGCATCCATCCGGGTCTCCCTTCTTCATTGTTGGAAAAGATAACGTCTGCGGGGGCTGTGGCAATGCGAAGCATGAGGCGAAATTTGGCGTGGTCGCCTAACCGCATCTGCAAATCAACTGTCTGAGATAACCACCCAGGTCGGAGCATGGTCACTCGCCTTCTCCCAACCGCGGATTTCGCGGTCGACGCCCGCACTGACCAGGCGCTGGGCGGCCGCCGGGCTGAGCAGCAGGTGATCGATCCGCAGTCCCGCATCGCGCCCAAAGTGATTGCGGAAGTAATCCCAGAACGTATAGACCCGCTGGTCGGGGTGTAACTTGCGCAACGCATCGGTCCAACCCTGTGCGAGGAGCCGCGCAAAAGCCGCGCGCGTTTCCGGGCGGAACAGCGCATCATCGACCCAGCTTTCCGGTTTGTAGACATCAATCTCACTGGGAATGACGTTGTAGTCGCCCGCCAGGACCACGGGCCGGTTGGTGGCGAGCAGCGCTTGCGCGTGCGTGGTCAGGCGCTCGAGCCAGCGAAGTTTGTAGTCGAACTTGTTGCCTGGCGCGGGATTCCCGTTAGGGAGATAGAGGCAGCCGATCAGCACGTCATCGACCAACGCTTCGATATAGCGGCTGTGGAGGTCGTCGGGATCGCCGGGCAGCGCCCGCCGATGCTCGATCGGATCGGCGCCGCGCGCGAGAATCGCGACCCCGTTAAAACTTTTTTGACCATGCCAGACTACGCCATAACCCGCGTCGCGCACCGGCGCTTCAGGAAACTTGTCCTGCGGCGCTTTCAGTTCCTGAAGGCACACCACGTCCGGCTTGGATTCGCCCAGCCAGCGCAGCAGGGCCGGAAGTCGAGCACCGATACCGTTGACATTGAAGGTTGCGATCTTCATAGACTCAGGGTCTGCAGCGCTCCTCTTACCTATCGCACGTCCGTGGTGGCGAGAGCGAGGAGGTACACATGATTCACTTACACTATTTCATTACGCGAAAGCCCGCTCTCGGTGAGGAGGAGTTTCATCGCTACTGGCGCGAGACGCACGCGCCGATAGTGAAGCGGATTGCGCAGCTCAAAGGTTATCTGCAGACCCATCGCATCCCCTTCGCGAGCGACAACTCGACCTACGATGGCGAGGCCGAGGTGTGGCTGGACGACCTCGAGGCGCTCGCCAGTCTGCGCGAAGCCCCTGAATTCTTAAACGGCGCGGCGCGGGACGAGCCCAACTTCATCGACCACAAGCGGTCAGATTTCCTGGTCGCGCGCGATCACGTGATCATCGACGGACCGCGCAAACCCGGCCTGGTCAAGGCCGTGTGGCGGATGAGGCGCAAGCCCGGCGTGTCGCTCGGCGAGTTTCGGCGCCATTGGATCGAGATCCACGGCGTCATCGCGGCGAAGATTCCCGGCGTCCGCCGGTACGTGCAATCTCATGTTATCGACCAAGCCTACTCATACGCGGAGCCGCGCTGGGACGGTGTTGCTCAGCTGTGGTGGGACAGTCCGGCTGCTTTGAGCGACGCACTGAAGACCCCGCAATTCAAGGAAGACATGCGGGATGGCGAGGAGTTCATCGACGGCGGCTCAATCTCGTTCTTTCTCGCGCAGGAGTACGTGGTGATTACGCCGGTTTAAGGTAAGCGGGGGCGTCTTCTTTAGGTAATTGTTGTCTGCTGGGCTCTTGGCGCAAAAAGTCTCTCTCTGTTCTGGCAGCATGAGCAACCAATTCAACCTTCTGGTCAATGGACTACAACATCAGATCATCGTCGATTGGGACGCCACTCCCCTGCTCTACGTCCTTCGCGACGACCTGAAACTCAAGGGCGCGCGATTCGGATGCGGCAGCGGCCAGTGCGGAGCCTGCACGGTACTGGTCGATGGCCGCGCAGAACGTTCCTGCGAATTGCCGGTGTGGTCGGTGGAGGGAAAACCCATCCTCACCATCGAAGGCCTCGGCACCGCCGAGCGGATGCATCCGCTGCAGCAGGCGTTTGTCGACTACCAGGCGGGGCAGTGTGGCTATTGCCTGTCCGGAATCATCATGCGGGCGGCAGAGTTGATCGAACAGGACCACGAGCCGTCGCGTAAGAAAATTATTGACGCGCTCGATGGGAATCTTTGCCGTTGCGGGTCGCACACGCGCATCGTCAACGCGATCGAGAACGCCTGGAAGAAGATCTCGCTGGGAGCAGGCAAGTGAGCGAAGTGCAGCTTCCCTGGAGCCTTCGCCAGAACCCGCGTCTTGGCCAGTGGATTGACTTTAGTGAGCCGGGCATTGCCCGCGTATTCACCGCCAAGGTCGAGCTCGGACAGGGCATTCTGACCGCGCTTGCGCAGATCGCGGCCGAGGAACTGCGGCTGCCGATGGCGAAAATCAAGGTCGTTTCTGGCGACACCCGCTACTCGCCGGACGAGAGCTATACCGCAGGGAGCATGTCGATCGAGATTGGCGGAAGCTCCCTACGCATGGCGTGCGCCGAGGCTCGCGAAGCGCTCCTTCGCCAGGCGGCCCGTGCGCTCGAGGTCGACGCCGGCAGGCTTAGCCTGAGCGGAGGCGCCATCTTGCTCGACGGCAAGCCTTCCGGTTTCGATTACTGGGCCCTCGCAGCAGGAGTCGACTGGGAACTTCCGGTGGTGGGTAGCGCTTCACTTACCGATCCTGCTGATGCCAGCTACCTCGGTCAGAATGTCGCCCGGCTTGATCTCCCGGCCAAGCTGCTCGGGGGGGCGTTTGTTCAGGACCTCGAGCTGCCGCGGATGCTGCACGGCCGCGTGCTGCGCCCCGTTTCTCTAGATTCGCATCTGGCCCAAGTCGACCTGTCCGTCGTGAAACGTCTGCCCGGGATCGTGAAGGTCTGGCGCAATCGCGACTTTGTCGGGGTCTGCTGCGAGCGCGAATACCAGGCGGTCAAAGCGCTCGAAGCGCTCCGCGCCAACGCCCGCTGGATCGAAGATGAGGGGCTCCCTGCTGGCGAGGATTGGAAAGAGTGGCTGCTCAAGCAGCCGTCACTCGATTCGCAGAACGAAATCGGAGAGCCGGTCATCGCGCAGCCCGACCTGGTCCGTTGCTCGGCGTGGTACTCCAAACCGCCCCTGGCCCATGCATCGATTGGTCCATCGTGCGCGGTCGCACGCTTTACCGGCGGCGAGCTCACGGTCTGGACCCAATCGCAGGGCGTCTTTCCGCTACGCGCTGCCCTGGCCCGCGCGCTTGGACTCGGCCTCCAACGAGTGATCGTGATCCACG
Above is a window of Candidatus Binataceae bacterium DNA encoding:
- a CDS encoding cyclic nucleotide-binding domain-containing protein encodes the protein MKSGAIITIEAPELWQQLAGFELFANFTEKERLSFIWAFEREALMCVHRFASGEFACRKGEYQLDLCFILRGTVDLYDRTADGSAFKVASLSEGDFFGELGAIRGQPRTTDVVAAADDTRLLYIPRHCLTFLMGNPVARRMVTERYQERAIRVLAQGLELFKGVAQEFIEHLVGWCEIVRYETRGIPLIQQGEEADALYIVSDGAVQIVVDGPDGSHRILEYLRAGEFFGEMALLGGGARSANVLTAGRCELVKLNGTTFMELCQRYPEVEKHVRGVIERRQRQEKLITPEISDLLEKSGQLGYVQAAALLVMDLDLCVKCDNCVKACESLHGESRLVRSGVTIGKYLVPVVCRHCEDPRCMNSCPTGAVERRPEGEIYFQYDMCIGCGNCAIACPYDSIAMIETGKFDRAQAKKAAAVGRPFYRPYPVASHSAAPGLWERISSGHARGQRERLAGGEFVQIRDRNDTVKAETQAQLAAGPHVAVAFPIKCDLCDGLPFMGCVHNCPTGAAMRVSSATLFGQTKAIRGGSAPLRKAG
- a CDS encoding LLM class flavin-dependent oxidoreductase, producing the protein MGEILTCTWAPTVLSGPQLLGQGRRGAMRLIPEANGDGLRASMVEPVLRAEELGIDYLLVAQRWWGTGAEIEGSSYDCLAMTAYYAALTKRIRLITAVHPGFFLPAPIAKWGASLDRLSGGRWAINVTTGWHEAEFGMYGADLLEHDERYARSREFIEVLRGAWSQEALDYAGRFYRISNLRLEPRPISPALEVWQGGQSPVACEMASSHSDWMFLNGGPPQKIRAIIGEVRDRAAQAGRRVRFALYCIPLCRETDAEAERDLAAMLDKVDKEMIARRNARTGGARGMWTSPDDRLTQLDTNEGFASRLIGSPKTILSRMLEFHELGVDCFHLTLHDQLFNREVLPRLRNAAA
- a CDS encoding amidohydrolase, which encodes MDALTQMVAGLDGLRSELTALYQDLHRNPELSLQETRTASKAAAHLRGEGYLVTTGIGKTGVVGVLENGIGPTVMLRADMDALPVREQTGLAYASAASGVDGDGEPVPIMHACGHDLHVTCLCGAAILFARNRDRWAGRLMMVFQPAEEIGCGAKGMIEDGLFTRFGKPDVVLGQHVTPTAAGSVAWRSGVTMSAADSFEIKLFGRGSHGSRPQSSIDPIVMAASLVMRLQTIVAREVAPNDQVVVTVGSLHAGTKENIIPDQASIKLNIRSFSPSVRQRVLDAVRRMAAAEAAASGAPREPEFRPLNSFPILANDPEATGKTVGALTRHFGEERVSEIGLVNASEDFGEFAAAAGAPSVFWYFGGLDPEYLRKAAEEDRLGEVPSNHSPLFAPVIEPTLSTGVHALVAGALSWLRTK
- the xth gene encoding exodeoxyribonuclease III, which encodes MKIATFNVNGIGARLPALLRWLGESKPDVVCLQELKAPQDKFPEAPVRDAGYGVVWHGQKSFNGVAILARGADPIEHRRALPGDPDDLHSRYIEALVDDVLIGCLYLPNGNPAPGNKFDYKLRWLERLTTHAQALLATNRPVVLAGDYNVIPSEIDVYKPESWVDDALFRPETRAAFARLLAQGWTDALRKLHPDQRVYTFWDYFRNHFGRDAGLRIDHLLLSPAAAQRLVSAGVDREIRGWEKASDHAPTWVVISDS
- a CDS encoding EthD family reductase is translated as MIHLHYFITRKPALGEEEFHRYWRETHAPIVKRIAQLKGYLQTHRIPFASDNSTYDGEAEVWLDDLEALASLREAPEFLNGAARDEPNFIDHKRSDFLVARDHVIIDGPRKPGLVKAVWRMRRKPGVSLGEFRRHWIEIHGVIAAKIPGVRRYVQSHVIDQAYSYAEPRWDGVAQLWWDSPAALSDALKTPQFKEDMRDGEEFIDGGSISFFLAQEYVVITPV
- a CDS encoding (2Fe-2S)-binding protein: MSNQFNLLVNGLQHQIIVDWDATPLLYVLRDDLKLKGARFGCGSGQCGACTVLVDGRAERSCELPVWSVEGKPILTIEGLGTAERMHPLQQAFVDYQAGQCGYCLSGIIMRAAELIEQDHEPSRKKIIDALDGNLCRCGSHTRIVNAIENAWKKISLGAGK